A portion of the Roseovarius sp. SCSIO 43702 genome contains these proteins:
- a CDS encoding alpha/beta fold hydrolase, giving the protein MAEFLDTMEGRRLAYEHRAGKGPGVVFLGGFKSDMEGTKALHLDEWARREERAFLRFDYSGHGQSSGTFEDGCIGDWFADARAVIEAVTEGPQILVGSSMGGWIALLCARDCPERIAGLVTIAAAPDFTEDAMYAGFSEAQREELITAGAIALPSEYGAPYVITRRLIEEGRDNLVMRAPLRLDMPVRFLQGTADEDVETSVALRLLEHCEGGDMRLTLVKGADHRFSEPECLALIERSIEEVIARAEPV; this is encoded by the coding sequence ATGGCTGAGTTTCTCGACACGATGGAGGGGCGGCGGCTGGCCTATGAGCACCGCGCGGGCAAGGGGCCCGGGGTGGTTTTCCTCGGCGGGTTCAAGTCCGACATGGAGGGCACCAAGGCGCTGCATCTCGACGAGTGGGCCCGGCGCGAGGAGCGCGCGTTCCTGCGGTTCGACTATTCGGGACACGGGCAGAGTTCGGGCACGTTCGAGGACGGCTGCATCGGCGACTGGTTCGCGGATGCGCGCGCGGTGATCGAGGCGGTGACGGAGGGGCCGCAGATCCTCGTGGGGTCATCCATGGGGGGCTGGATCGCGCTTCTCTGCGCGCGCGACTGCCCCGAGCGGATCGCGGGCCTCGTCACCATCGCGGCGGCGCCGGATTTCACCGAGGACGCGATGTATGCGGGGTTCAGCGAGGCGCAGCGCGAGGAACTCATCACGGCGGGCGCGATCGCGCTGCCGAGCGAATACGGCGCGCCCTATGTCATCACGCGCAGGCTGATCGAGGAGGGGCGCGACAACCTCGTGATGCGCGCGCCGCTGCGGCTCGACATGCCGGTGCGGTTCCTCCAGGGCACGGCGGACGAGGACGTGGAGACGAGCGTCGCGCTGCGCCTGCTGGAGCATTGCGAAGGCGGGGACATGCGCCTCACGCTGGTGAAGGGGGCCGATCACAGGTTTTCCGAGCCGGAATGCCTGGCGCTCATCGAGCGGTCGATCGAGGAGGTGATCGCGCGGGCGGAGCCAGTGTGA
- the thrS gene encoding threonine--tRNA ligase encodes MAQISLTFPDGNSRDYDAGITPADVAADISKSLSKKAISATVDGKHWDLQWPIGHDARIAINTMADEAPANELVRHDLAHIMARAVQEIWPDVKVTIGPVIENGWYYDFDREEPFTPEDLGRIEQKMREIINLRDPVRTEVWDRDRAIKHYEDANEPFKVELIEAIPGDEPLRMYWHGHWQDLCRGPHLQHTGQVPADAFKLMSVAGAYWRGDSSRKMLQRIYGVGFTGKEKLKAHLNMLEEAAKRDHRKLGREMDLFHMQEEARGQIFWHPNGWTIYTELQDYMRRRQRAGGYVEVNTPQVVDRKLWEASGHWEKYQEHMFIVEVDEEHAREKAINALKPMNCPCHVQIFNQGLKSYRDLPLRMAEFGSCNRYEPSGALHGIMRVRGFTQDDGHIFCREDQIESETAEFIRFLSDVYRDLGFENFKVKFSDRPEKRAGSDDVWDKAESALLSATRAAGFEPELNPGEGAFYGPKLEFVLTDAIGRDWQCGTHQVDFVLPERLDATYIGEDGAKHRPVMLHRATLGSFERFIGILIEEHAGRLPFWLAPRQVVVASIVSEANDYVEDVVAQLREAGIRAEADTRNEKINYKVREHSVGKVPVILACGLREVEDRTVSVRRLGEKQTSVEPLSEVIPALSRDATPPDLL; translated from the coding sequence ATGGCCCAGATTTCCCTGACTTTCCCCGATGGCAATTCGCGCGACTACGATGCCGGGATCACCCCCGCCGACGTGGCTGCCGACATCTCGAAATCCCTCTCCAAGAAGGCCATTTCCGCCACCGTGGACGGCAAGCACTGGGATCTGCAATGGCCCATCGGGCATGACGCGCGGATCGCCATCAACACCATGGCCGACGAGGCGCCCGCCAACGAACTCGTCCGCCACGACCTCGCCCATATCATGGCCCGCGCCGTGCAGGAAATCTGGCCCGACGTGAAGGTCACGATCGGCCCGGTGATCGAGAACGGCTGGTATTACGACTTCGACCGCGAGGAACCTTTCACCCCCGAGGATCTCGGCCGGATCGAACAGAAGATGCGCGAAATCATCAACTTGCGCGATCCCGTCCGCACCGAGGTCTGGGACCGCGACCGCGCGATCAAGCATTACGAGGACGCCAACGAGCCCTTCAAGGTCGAGCTGATCGAGGCCATCCCCGGCGACGAACCCCTGCGCATGTACTGGCATGGCCACTGGCAGGATCTCTGCCGCGGCCCGCATCTTCAGCACACCGGGCAGGTGCCTGCCGATGCGTTCAAGCTCATGTCCGTGGCCGGCGCCTACTGGCGCGGCGACTCGAGCCGCAAGATGCTCCAGCGCATCTACGGCGTGGGCTTCACCGGCAAGGAGAAGCTCAAGGCGCATCTCAACATGCTCGAGGAGGCCGCCAAGCGCGACCACCGCAAGCTCGGCCGCGAGATGGACCTCTTCCACATGCAGGAAGAGGCGCGCGGCCAGATCTTCTGGCACCCGAACGGCTGGACCATCTACACCGAGCTTCAGGACTACATGCGCCGCCGCCAGCGCGCGGGCGGCTACGTCGAGGTGAACACCCCGCAGGTCGTGGACCGCAAGCTCTGGGAAGCGTCCGGTCACTGGGAGAAATATCAAGAACACATGTTCATCGTCGAGGTGGACGAGGAACACGCCCGCGAAAAGGCCATCAACGCGCTCAAGCCCATGAACTGCCCCTGCCACGTGCAAATCTTCAACCAGGGCCTCAAGTCCTACCGCGACCTGCCCCTGCGCATGGCCGAATTCGGCTCGTGCAACCGCTACGAGCCCTCGGGCGCGCTCCACGGCATCATGCGCGTGCGCGGCTTCACGCAGGATGACGGACACATCTTCTGCCGCGAGGACCAGATCGAGTCCGAAACCGCCGAATTCATCCGCTTCCTCTCGGATGTCTACCGCGACCTCGGCTTCGAGAACTTCAAGGTCAAGTTCTCGGACCGCCCCGAGAAGCGCGCAGGCTCGGACGACGTCTGGGACAAGGCCGAATCCGCCCTTCTCTCGGCCACCCGCGCCGCGGGGTTCGAGCCCGAGCTGAACCCCGGCGAGGGCGCCTTCTACGGCCCCAAGCTCGAATTCGTCCTCACCGACGCCATCGGGCGCGACTGGCAATGCGGCACGCACCAGGTGGATTTCGTTCTCCCCGAGCGGCTCGACGCCACCTATATCGGCGAGGACGGCGCGAAACACCGTCCCGTCATGCTGCACCGCGCGACGCTCGGCAGTTTCGAGCGTTTCATCGGCATCCTGATCGAGGAACATGCCGGGCGCCTGCCCTTCTGGCTCGCGCCTCGGCAGGTGGTCGTCGCCTCCATCGTCTCCGAGGCCAATGACTACGTCGAGGACGTGGTGGCGCAACTGCGCGAGGCGGGCATCCGGGCCGAGGCCGACACCCGCAACGAGAAGATCAACTACAAGGTCCGCGAGCACTCGGTCGGCAAGGTGCCCGTCATCCTCGCCTGCGGCCTGCGCGAGGTCGAGGATCGCACCGTGTCCGTCCGCCGCCTGGGCGAGAAACAGACCAGCGTGGAGCCGCTTTCCGAGGTCATCCCGGCCCTCTCGCGCGACGCGACACCGCCCGATTTGCTGTAA
- a CDS encoding DUF2282 domain-containing protein, whose product MSNLAKTVAIAGAVTAALGATTGTASAAEQEKCYGVSLAGENDCKAGAGTTCAGTSTVDYQGNAWTLVEAGTCTEMELPDGRTGSLEPLDRDLPA is encoded by the coding sequence ATGTCCAACCTCGCCAAGACCGTCGCCATCGCCGGCGCCGTCACCGCCGCCCTCGGCGCCACCACCGGAACCGCCTCCGCCGCCGAGCAGGAGAAATGCTACGGCGTCTCGCTCGCGGGCGAGAACGATTGCAAAGCCGGCGCAGGCACCACCTGCGCGGGCACCTCGACCGTCGACTACCAGGGCAACGCGTGGACCCTCGTCGAGGCGGGCACCTGCACCGAGATGGAGCTTCCCGACGGCCGCACCGGCAGCCTCGAGCCGCTCGACCGCGACCTGCCGGCCTGA
- a CDS encoding DoxX family protein: protein MTRLPSLYIALARHLQRADWLLPTLARFLFAAIFLRYFWTSAATKLGDGALGLVSPSTGAYAQIFPRQMEAAGFDTSQLSTFHTLVVLAGTWAEFLLPALIVLGLLTRLSALGMIGFVTVQTLTDLWGHGAIHEPATRGAWFDRFPDAVIMDQRALWLFLLAVLVIKGAGPLSLDALFMRRARIVA, encoded by the coding sequence ATGACGCGCCTTCCGAGCCTGTATATCGCGCTGGCCCGGCACCTCCAACGCGCCGACTGGCTCCTGCCCACGCTCGCGCGTTTTCTCTTCGCCGCGATCTTCCTGCGCTATTTCTGGACCTCCGCCGCCACCAAGCTGGGCGACGGGGCGCTCGGCCTCGTCTCGCCCTCGACCGGCGCCTACGCCCAGATCTTCCCCCGCCAGATGGAGGCGGCGGGCTTCGACACGAGCCAGCTTTCCACCTTCCACACGCTCGTCGTGCTTGCCGGCACCTGGGCGGAGTTCCTGCTCCCGGCGCTCATCGTGCTGGGCCTTCTGACCCGCCTCTCGGCCCTTGGCATGATCGGCTTCGTCACGGTCCAGACGCTCACCGATCTCTGGGGCCACGGCGCCATCCATGAACCTGCCACGCGCGGCGCATGGTTCGACCGGTTCCCCGACGCGGTGATCATGGACCAGCGCGCGCTCTGGCTGTTCCTCCTCGCGGTGCTGGTCATCAAGGGCGCAGGCCCTCTCTCGCTCGACGCGCTCTTCATGCGCCGCGCGAGGATCGTCGCGTAA
- a CDS encoding DUF692 family multinuclear iron-containing protein, with product MLDTSRPSRTLPAAPGVGYKPQHFAAIMDDPGPVKWLEIHAENYMGAGGRPLAQLRHLSERFPISVHGVGLSIGGESPLDPQHLARLRHLCDWLGPASFSEHLAWSTHDSAFLNDLLPLPYTAATLARVAAHVDEVQEALGRPMLLENPSSYLAFAESTWSETDFLAEIVRRTGCGLLLDVNNVFISATNLGLDPRAYIDAFPLDAVGEVHLGGHDEDEDDHGAPLLIDSHGRAVADPVWALLDHTFAHSGPRPLLIEWDADIPDWPVLAAEASRARNALARIAA from the coding sequence ATGCTTGACACAAGCCGCCCGTCCCGCACGCTTCCCGCCGCCCCCGGCGTGGGCTACAAGCCGCAGCATTTCGCGGCCATCATGGATGATCCGGGCCCGGTCAAGTGGCTGGAAATACACGCGGAAAACTACATGGGCGCCGGTGGCCGACCGCTTGCGCAGCTTCGCCACCTCTCCGAACGCTTCCCCATCTCGGTCCACGGCGTCGGCCTTTCGATCGGCGGCGAATCCCCGCTCGACCCCCAGCACCTCGCCCGCCTGCGCCATCTCTGCGACTGGCTCGGCCCGGCGAGTTTCTCGGAACATCTGGCATGGTCCACCCATGACAGCGCCTTTCTAAACGATCTCCTGCCACTGCCCTATACCGCCGCCACCCTCGCGCGCGTCGCCGCGCATGTCGACGAGGTGCAGGAGGCGCTGGGCCGGCCCATGCTGCTCGAGAACCCCTCGAGCTATCTCGCCTTCGCCGAAAGCACCTGGTCCGAAACCGATTTTCTGGCCGAGATCGTGCGCCGCACCGGCTGCGGCCTCCTTCTCGACGTGAACAACGTCTTCATCTCCGCCACCAATCTCGGCCTCGACCCGCGCGCCTATATCGACGCCTTCCCGCTCGACGCCGTGGGCGAGGTCCATCTCGGCGGCCATGACGAGGACGAGGACGACCACGGCGCGCCCCTTCTCATCGACAGCCACGGGCGCGCGGTCGCCGATCCCGTCTGGGCGCTTCTGGATCATACCTTCGCGCACTCTGGCCCCCGCCCCCTGCTCATCGAGTGGGACGCCGACATCCCCGACTGGCCGGTCCTCGCCGCCGAGGCGTCCCGCGCCCGGAACGCCCTGGCCCGGATCGCCGCATGA
- a CDS encoding MFS transporter codes for MTRDLSDELFEALVDNPEAPGGLSETQQAAEPGNFLRHILALSASKVADGLLNPKLVLSWLLEHLDAGALWTGLLVPVREAGALLPQLFTAGAIHGMARRKWAWAAGSAVQGIAAGGIVLAALTLQGNMAGAVIVALLAVLALARSVCSVSYKDVLGKTVGRTRRGTATGAGAAAASVAVIGFAALLMLGLGERIELVLGALVLAAVGWGLSAVIMASMREEAQRGDARGVGASIAQLKLLRDRPQLLRFVAARSALVGTALAPPYLVLLASGENAARQLGALVLASAVASLLSSYVWGRLSDRSSRRVLIYAGLAGAAALALALVVEAMNLAETAWAIPGVLFVLMVAYHGVRRARSTYLVDMAPEDERPTYTAVTNTAVGVFLLIAGAGAAAVAAWSVPLALGLFLVMTLWGAWLARGLDEVEDG; via the coding sequence ATGACCCGTGACCTGAGTGACGAGTTGTTCGAGGCGCTGGTCGACAATCCCGAGGCGCCCGGCGGGCTGAGCGAGACGCAGCAGGCGGCGGAGCCGGGGAACTTCCTGCGCCATATCCTGGCGCTTTCGGCGAGCAAGGTGGCCGATGGTCTTCTCAACCCGAAGCTCGTGCTGAGCTGGCTGCTGGAGCATCTCGATGCGGGCGCGCTCTGGACCGGGCTGCTGGTGCCGGTGCGCGAGGCGGGCGCGCTCCTGCCGCAGCTTTTCACCGCCGGGGCCATTCACGGGATGGCCCGGCGCAAATGGGCCTGGGCCGCCGGATCGGCGGTGCAGGGGATCGCGGCGGGGGGCATCGTGCTGGCCGCGCTGACGCTTCAGGGGAACATGGCGGGCGCGGTGATCGTGGCGCTGCTGGCGGTGCTCGCGCTGGCGCGCTCGGTCTGCTCGGTGAGCTACAAGGACGTGCTGGGCAAGACGGTGGGACGCACGCGGCGCGGCACGGCCACGGGCGCGGGCGCGGCGGCGGCGAGCGTGGCGGTCATCGGCTTCGCCGCGCTCCTGATGCTGGGCCTGGGCGAGCGGATCGAGCTTGTCCTCGGCGCGCTGGTCCTGGCGGCGGTGGGCTGGGGCCTGTCGGCGGTGATCATGGCGTCGATGCGGGAGGAGGCGCAGCGAGGCGACGCGCGCGGCGTGGGCGCGTCGATCGCGCAACTGAAGCTGCTGCGCGATCGCCCGCAGCTTCTGCGCTTCGTCGCGGCGCGCTCGGCGCTGGTGGGCACCGCGCTGGCGCCGCCCTACCTGGTGCTGCTGGCCTCGGGCGAGAACGCGGCGCGGCAACTCGGTGCGCTCGTGCTGGCCTCGGCGGTGGCCTCGCTCCTGTCGTCCTACGTGTGGGGCCGGCTCAGCGACCGGTCATCGCGGCGCGTGCTCATCTACGCGGGGCTCGCGGGGGCCGCCGCGCTGGCGCTTGCGCTGGTGGTCGAGGCGATGAACCTGGCCGAGACGGCCTGGGCCATTCCCGGTGTGCTCTTCGTGCTGATGGTGGCCTATCACGGCGTGCGGCGGGCGCGTTCGACCTATCTTGTGGACATGGCGCCCGAGGACGAGCGGCCGACCTACACGGCGGTGACGAACACGGCGGTGGGGGTCTTCCTGCTGATCGCGGGGGCGGGGGCCGCGGCGGTGGCCGCGTGGTCGGTTCCGCTTGCGCTCGGGCTCTTTCTCGTGATGACACTGTGGGGTGCGTGGCTGGCGCGCGGGCTGGACGAGGTGGAAGATGGCTGA
- a CDS encoding alpha/beta fold hydrolase: protein MQEPLVLLPGLMCDARVYGPQLAALSPDTCLTVAPITRGERIEEIASGLLDVLPRRFALAGASMGGVVAMEILRRAPDRVTRIALMCTTALAETPQSSADLEPVIIKARAGHLRDVVERVIRSASLAPGATRGQVMGLVQDMAEHLGAEVVHRQLKAMQRRRDYQAALRKCKVPALVMCGEHDGETPIKRHRFLADLIPYGTLEVIEGAGHYPMLEQPDVTTDALRDWLRQPLVLQTRAEA, encoded by the coding sequence ATGCAGGAGCCACTGGTGCTGTTGCCCGGGCTGATGTGCGACGCGCGGGTCTATGGCCCGCAACTGGCGGCGCTGAGCCCGGACACCTGCCTGACGGTCGCGCCGATCACGCGCGGCGAGCGGATCGAGGAGATCGCCTCGGGGCTTCTGGACGTGCTGCCGCGGCGCTTCGCGCTGGCGGGGGCGTCGATGGGCGGCGTGGTGGCGATGGAGATCCTGCGCCGCGCGCCCGACCGGGTGACGCGGATCGCGCTCATGTGCACGACGGCGCTTGCCGAGACCCCGCAGAGTTCGGCCGACCTGGAGCCGGTCATCATCAAGGCGCGCGCGGGCCATCTGCGCGACGTGGTCGAGCGCGTGATCCGGTCCGCGAGCCTTGCGCCCGGCGCGACGCGGGGGCAGGTGATGGGGCTTGTCCAGGACATGGCCGAGCATCTCGGGGCGGAAGTCGTGCACCGGCAGCTCAAGGCGATGCAGCGGCGGCGCGACTACCAGGCGGCGCTGCGCAAGTGCAAGGTGCCCGCGCTGGTCATGTGCGGCGAGCATGACGGCGAGACGCCGATCAAGCGGCACAGGTTCCTGGCCGATCTCATCCCCTACGGCACGCTCGAGGTGATCGAGGGGGCGGGGCATTACCCGATGCTGGAACAGCCCGACGTCACCACCGACGCGCTGCGCGACTGGTTGCGGCAGCCGCTGGTGTTGCAGACCCGCGCGGAGGCGTGA
- a CDS encoding cold-shock protein, whose product MPTGTVKWFNTTKGYGFIAPDDGGKDVFVHISAVERSGLTGLADDQKVSYELEEGRDGRQMAADLSLL is encoded by the coding sequence ATGCCCACCGGCACCGTGAAATGGTTCAACACCACCAAAGGCTACGGCTTCATCGCACCCGATGACGGCGGCAAGGACGTGTTCGTGCATATCTCGGCCGTCGAACGGTCGGGCCTCACTGGCCTCGCCGACGATCAGAAGGTCAGCTACGAACTGGAGGAGGGCCGCGACGGCCGGCAGATGGCCGCCGATCTCAGCCTGCTCTGA
- a CDS encoding DNA-binding domain-containing protein yields the protein MSVNQALFRDALLAPSQPVPEGLTDGAGHPAGRRFSVYRNNVAVSLTEALELGFPVIRRLIGDENFRAVMGIFLRAHPPSSPILALYGDALPGFLEGFQPLAHLAYLPDIARLEQALRVAYHAADAPPADTAALGALPPEALLATRFRLAPATHLVASDWPIHAIWTYNTRTGAPKPRPRPETALVVRPDFDPEPLCLTPAAGAFVAALAAGATLGEAHDAGAAREDGFDLSAPLATLIEARAIAAILPGDRE from the coding sequence ATGAGCGTGAACCAGGCCCTCTTCCGCGACGCGCTCCTCGCCCCTTCACAGCCCGTGCCGGAAGGGCTCACCGACGGCGCGGGCCACCCCGCGGGCCGCCGCTTCTCGGTCTATCGCAACAATGTCGCGGTCAGCCTGACCGAGGCGCTCGAACTGGGCTTCCCGGTCATCCGCCGCCTCATCGGTGACGAGAATTTCCGCGCCGTCATGGGCATCTTCCTGCGCGCGCACCCGCCCAGCTCGCCGATCCTCGCCCTCTACGGCGACGCGTTGCCGGGGTTTCTCGAAGGGTTTCAGCCGCTTGCGCATCTGGCCTACCTGCCCGACATCGCGCGGCTCGAACAGGCGCTGCGCGTGGCCTACCACGCGGCCGACGCCCCGCCCGCCGACACCGCCGCGCTCGGCGCGCTCCCGCCCGAGGCGCTTCTCGCCACCCGGTTCCGCCTCGCGCCCGCCACGCATCTCGTGGCCTCCGACTGGCCCATTCACGCCATCTGGACCTACAACACCCGCACCGGCGCACCGAAGCCGCGGCCGCGCCCGGAAACCGCGCTCGTCGTGCGGCCCGACTTCGACCCGGAACCGCTCTGCCTCACACCCGCCGCCGGCGCCTTCGTGGCGGCGCTCGCCGCCGGCGCGACCCTGGGCGAGGCGCATGACGCGGGCGCCGCGCGGGAGGATGGGTTCGATCTCTCGGCCCCCCTCGCCACGCTGATCGAGGCGCGCGCCATCGCGGCGATCCTGCCCGGAGACCGGGAATGA
- a CDS encoding carboxylesterase, with product MRRWIARVLAALALAAGALFVLGPYEPVEVGASFEPRRFGEGVGVYLETVESYHGDIRPGAEKRVVWAGQRETRTPLSVVYLHGFSASAAEIRPVPDRVAEALGANLVYTRFRGHGRDGDAMAEGSVKAWMEDAAEALALGRATGERVIVVATSTGASIATVALADAQMSERVAGAVLISPNYGLRHPMAPLLTLPAARHWVPMLAGSRRSFEPRSPEQAAHWTTEYPSVAVFPMAAVVKHARGLDHGAIGVPALFIFSDEDGVVRADMTADVMARWGGETARVIPKSGPDDDPLRHVIAGDIMSPGATDEVTEAIIGWVRGLK from the coding sequence GTGAGACGCTGGATTGCGCGCGTCCTCGCGGCGCTCGCGCTGGCTGCGGGCGCGCTCTTCGTCCTCGGGCCCTACGAGCCGGTCGAGGTCGGAGCGAGCTTCGAGCCGCGGCGGTTTGGCGAGGGGGTGGGGGTCTATCTCGAGACGGTCGAATCCTATCACGGCGATATCCGCCCGGGCGCCGAGAAGCGCGTGGTCTGGGCCGGGCAGCGCGAGACCCGCACGCCGTTGTCGGTGGTGTACCTGCACGGGTTCTCGGCCTCGGCCGCGGAGATCCGGCCGGTGCCCGACCGGGTGGCCGAGGCGCTGGGCGCGAACCTTGTCTACACGCGGTTTCGCGGACATGGGCGCGATGGCGACGCGATGGCCGAGGGGAGCGTCAAGGCGTGGATGGAGGACGCGGCGGAGGCGCTTGCGCTCGGGCGTGCCACGGGCGAGCGGGTGATCGTGGTGGCCACCTCCACGGGGGCGTCGATCGCCACGGTTGCGCTGGCCGATGCGCAGATGTCGGAGCGCGTGGCGGGGGCAGTGCTGATCTCGCCCAACTACGGCCTGCGGCATCCGATGGCGCCGCTTCTGACCCTGCCCGCCGCGCGGCACTGGGTGCCGATGCTGGCCGGATCGCGCCGCAGCTTCGAGCCGAGGAGCCCGGAGCAGGCGGCGCATTGGACGACCGAGTATCCCAGCGTCGCGGTGTTTCCCATGGCGGCGGTGGTGAAACATGCGCGCGGCCTCGATCACGGCGCGATCGGGGTGCCGGCGCTCTTCATCTTCTCGGACGAGGACGGGGTGGTGCGGGCCGATATGACGGCAGACGTGATGGCGCGCTGGGGCGGCGAGACGGCGCGGGTGATCCCGAAATCCGGCCCCGATGACGATCCGCTGCGCCACGTCATCGCGGGCGACATCATGAGCCCCGGCGCCACCGACGAGGTGACGGAGGCGATCATCGGCTGGGTGCGGGGCCTCAAGTGA
- the phaZ gene encoding polyhydroxyalkanoate depolymerase: MRHMMTYDLMETIRNANQWLGATALSFASYPMFSMAPNPMFQWVAAWGEVTERSFDRMVTKPDWGIESITGEDGRDHLITVEPVVRKPFGDLIRFHVASRDDMDRRVLLVAPMSGHYATLLRSTVKSLLPDCDVWVTDWHNARDIPVSEGKFDIEDYTLYLTEFMRELGNDLHVIAICQPAPLALAATAYLAEQDPDAQPRSLTLIGGPVDPDAAPTDVTDFGRRVTMGQLQEGMIQQVGFKYRGVGRKVYPGLLQLASFMSMNADRHATAFSNQISRVARGEAGDRDPHNKFYDEYLAVMDMPAEFYLSTVERLFKDLEVAKNEFTVKGHRIDIGAITRVAVKTVEGGKDDISAPGQCVAALALCTGLPEDKKASYVEPEAGHYGIFAGRSWRNNIRPLVLNFIDANSEAPAKRNRTSPRRKPANKIAAA; this comes from the coding sequence ATGCGGCACATGATGACCTATGATCTCATGGAGACCATCCGCAACGCAAATCAATGGCTCGGCGCAACAGCGCTTTCCTTCGCATCCTATCCCATGTTCAGCATGGCGCCAAACCCCATGTTCCAATGGGTGGCGGCCTGGGGCGAAGTGACCGAGCGCAGCTTCGACCGCATGGTCACCAAGCCCGACTGGGGGATCGAATCGATCACCGGCGAGGACGGGCGCGACCACCTCATCACGGTCGAGCCGGTGGTGCGCAAACCCTTCGGCGACCTCATCCGCTTCCACGTGGCAAGCCGCGACGACATGGACCGCCGGGTCCTGCTCGTGGCGCCCATGTCGGGCCATTACGCGACGCTCCTGCGCTCGACGGTCAAGTCGCTCCTGCCCGACTGTGACGTCTGGGTCACGGATTGGCACAACGCCCGCGACATTCCGGTGAGCGAGGGCAAGTTCGACATCGAGGACTACACGCTCTACCTCACCGAGTTCATGCGCGAGCTGGGCAACGACCTGCATGTCATCGCCATCTGTCAGCCCGCGCCGCTCGCGCTCGCGGCCACCGCCTACCTGGCCGAGCAGGACCCCGATGCGCAGCCCCGCTCGCTCACCCTGATCGGCGGGCCGGTCGATCCCGACGCCGCGCCCACCGATGTCACCGATTTCGGCCGCCGCGTCACCATGGGTCAGCTCCAGGAAGGCATGATCCAGCAGGTCGGCTTCAAGTATCGCGGCGTCGGGCGCAAGGTCTATCCCGGCCTGCTTCAGCTCGCCTCCTTCATGTCGATGAATGCCGACCGCCACGCCACCGCCTTCTCGAACCAGATCTCCCGCGTCGCCCGGGGCGAGGCCGGGGACCGCGACCCCCACAACAAGTTCTACGACGAATATCTCGCCGTGATGGACATGCCGGCCGAGTTCTACCTCTCGACGGTCGAGCGGCTCTTCAAGGATCTCGAGGTCGCGAAGAACGAGTTCACGGTCAAGGGCCACCGGATCGACATCGGCGCCATCACCCGCGTCGCGGTCAAGACGGTCGAGGGCGGCAAGGACGACATCTCGGCCCCCGGCCAATGCGTCGCCGCGCTCGCGCTCTGCACCGGCCTGCCCGAGGACAAGAAGGCAAGCTACGTGGAACCCGAGGCCGGCCATTACGGCATCTTCGCGGGCCGGTCGTGGCGCAACAACATCCGGCCGCTCGTGCTGAACTTCATCGACGCCAATTCCGAGGCCCCGGCCAAGCGCAACCGCACGAGCCCCCGCCGCAAACCGGCGAACAAGATCGCCGCCGCCTGA
- a CDS encoding CTP synthetase has protein sequence MPMLRLAIVLHTFIGTSAAGAAVIAVLVMGYMGMMPILWAALAGFLVSIPLTWMVAKTIYDGS, from the coding sequence ATGCCCATGCTACGTCTTGCCATCGTCCTGCATACCTTCATCGGCACCTCGGCCGCGGGGGCGGCCGTGATCGCGGTCCTCGTGATGGGCTACATGGGCATGATGCCGATCCTCTGGGCGGCGCTGGCGGGCTTCCTGGTGTCAATCCCGCTGACCTGGATGGTGGCGAAGACGATCTATGACGGGTCCTGA
- a CDS encoding arsenate reductase family protein, protein MKIYVLKTCDTCRNAVKELKAAGHAPEVVDVREEGVPEAVLAAAHDRFGAALVNRRSTTWRGLDDAERAAPAVPLLRGHPTLMKRPLVVSGDEMTLGWDAAARERWLGG, encoded by the coding sequence ATGAAGATCTACGTGTTGAAGACATGCGACACCTGCCGCAACGCCGTGAAGGAGTTGAAGGCGGCCGGGCACGCGCCCGAGGTCGTGGACGTGCGCGAGGAGGGCGTGCCCGAGGCGGTGCTCGCCGCCGCGCATGACCGCTTCGGCGCGGCGCTGGTCAATCGCCGCTCGACCACCTGGCGCGGGCTGGATGACGCGGAGCGCGCGGCGCCGGCGGTTCCGCTTCTGCGCGGGCATCCGACGCTGATGAAACGCCCGCTCGTGGTGTCGGGGGACGAGATGACGCTGGGCTGGGACGCGGCGGCGCGGGAACGCTGGCTCGGCGGGTGA